Proteins encoded together in one Bombiscardovia nodaiensis window:
- the fadD2 gene encoding AMP-binding protein — translation MALFNSIKSYAAKTAERARKMDRHQEASSAVVGSAQEKAAAAPLPGDDVALPNSHDWSHGYPTTTFIDEKSGLLTSHTDGAGLIPDNMTVYSLYADRARRTPDSPMLHFRQDDKWVYRTGSEVLEDIRSTAKGLIHYGFKKGDTVAFMCQTSYEWDIVDAAVLAIGGVIATIYDTDSAEQIRLIVNNSDARMLIVQTKPMREKADGAIEECPSLERIACLETGALEEIQAYGETVTDEELDERINAVQKTDLCSIIYTSGSTAAPKGVEMTHEHYCTLAKNLTAFIPDLVNDENGSILLFLPQAHTFARAISYGVISASMQVYISQGLKSLLSDLQESKPTVVIGVPRVFEKIYNAASQKAGHGAKGAVFAQAALAARAYMSDVAKRGKPTAKNVLRRAAFDPIVYSSLREVLGGRAKWIVSGGAPLDHTLLSFFRGANIPVYEGYGLTETTAPCAFCPLGTPYRAGSVGIPFPGFSIRIAHDGEIQVKGTCVFHRYHKNPQTTAAAFTSDGWYGTGDLGRLSNDGFLYITGRKKDLIITAGGKNVSPRPIEEIIERSPIVSQALVLGDKRPFISALVTLDEESLRSWLESKGMDVQMPMEEAAQNAVVRAEIQEYVDKANEGVSRAESVRKFIVLPEEFSQSNGLMTPSMKVIRPKVIERYTDLLNTQMYTPKKKSE, via the coding sequence GTGGCATTGTTTAATTCGATAAAATCCTACGCTGCGAAAACGGCTGAGCGCGCAAGGAAGATGGACCGCCATCAGGAAGCCAGCTCTGCCGTAGTTGGATCGGCCCAGGAGAAGGCCGCAGCTGCTCCTCTTCCCGGAGACGATGTAGCGCTGCCCAACAGCCACGACTGGTCCCACGGCTACCCTACTACCACCTTTATTGATGAGAAGTCGGGCCTCCTGACCTCCCACACCGACGGCGCAGGTTTAATTCCTGACAACATGACGGTGTACAGCCTGTATGCAGACCGCGCCAGGCGTACGCCCGATTCTCCCATGCTCCACTTCCGCCAAGACGACAAATGGGTGTATCGCACCGGTAGCGAAGTCCTGGAAGATATTCGTTCCACTGCTAAAGGCTTGATCCACTACGGTTTCAAAAAGGGCGATACTGTTGCCTTTATGTGCCAAACCTCTTACGAGTGGGACATTGTCGACGCGGCAGTACTCGCCATTGGCGGTGTGATTGCCACTATCTACGACACAGACTCGGCTGAGCAAATTCGTCTGATTGTCAACAATTCAGATGCCCGTATGCTCATCGTCCAGACCAAGCCCATGCGAGAAAAAGCGGACGGCGCCATCGAAGAGTGCCCCAGTCTGGAGCGCATAGCGTGCTTGGAGACAGGCGCTCTCGAGGAAATTCAAGCCTACGGCGAGACAGTAACCGACGAAGAACTCGACGAGCGAATCAATGCAGTGCAAAAGACTGATTTGTGCTCTATCATCTACACTTCCGGCTCCACAGCGGCCCCTAAGGGTGTTGAGATGACGCACGAGCACTATTGCACGCTCGCCAAAAATCTTACGGCTTTCATCCCCGATTTGGTCAATGACGAGAACGGCTCTATCCTCCTCTTCCTCCCCCAGGCGCACACCTTCGCACGAGCAATTTCCTACGGGGTCATCTCCGCCTCCATGCAGGTCTACATTTCTCAAGGCTTAAAAAGCTTGCTTTCAGACTTGCAAGAGTCCAAACCTACTGTCGTGATTGGCGTGCCTCGCGTCTTTGAGAAGATTTACAACGCGGCCTCTCAAAAGGCTGGTCACGGCGCTAAAGGTGCAGTCTTTGCCCAAGCAGCCCTAGCCGCCCGGGCCTATATGAGCGACGTGGCCAAGCGCGGTAAGCCCACAGCTAAAAATGTACTGAGGCGGGCAGCCTTCGACCCGATTGTCTACTCATCCTTGCGTGAAGTACTGGGCGGCCGCGCCAAGTGGATTGTCTCCGGCGGCGCTCCCCTCGACCACACGCTCTTGAGCTTCTTCCGCGGAGCCAATATCCCCGTCTACGAAGGCTACGGCCTAACCGAGACTACCGCTCCCTGCGCCTTCTGCCCGCTGGGGACCCCCTACCGGGCAGGTTCTGTGGGCATTCCCTTCCCTGGCTTCTCTATTCGCATCGCTCACGATGGGGAAATCCAAGTCAAGGGTACCTGCGTCTTCCACCGCTACCATAAGAATCCCCAGACCACAGCGGCGGCTTTCACCTCCGACGGCTGGTACGGCACCGGTGACCTGGGTCGGTTGAGCAATGATGGTTTCCTCTACATTACTGGTCGCAAGAAGGATCTCATCATCACTGCCGGCGGCAAAAATGTGTCGCCCCGCCCGATTGAAGAGATTATTGAGCGCTCCCCCATTGTCTCCCAGGCCCTAGTGCTGGGCGACAAACGCCCCTTCATCTCGGCCCTGGTGACCTTGGATGAAGAATCCCTGCGCTCCTGGCTGGAGTCAAAGGGCATGGATGTGCAGATGCCCATGGAGGAGGCAGCACAGAACGCCGTCGTGCGTGCAGAAATTCAAGAGTACGTTGACAAGGCCAACGAGGGTGTTTCTCGGGCTGAGTCTGTACGCAAGTTCATCGTGCTGCCTGAGGAATTCTCTCAGAGCAACGGCCTGATGACGCCTTCCATGAAAGTCATTCGCCCCAAGGTTATTGAACGGTACACTGATTTGCTTAACACGCAGATGTATACGCCAAAGAAAAAGAGCGAGTAA
- the ntpA gene encoding NUDIX pyrophosphatase: MSPKLDRLLLQENYGQGRQAPSWWITIGGGLEPGEQLAQAAARELWEETGIERPAASFHDRCIAERLARHCYPDRSSEHKEYYFYVVADPAQTISSSGFTPQEQEVTGRSQWWSRSQIASSAEVFWPSNLLDLWQLARLAALSSPDRIAPVRFKGNDYPPTSSPGTDPTS, encoded by the coding sequence ATGAGCCCCAAACTCGATCGTCTCCTGCTGCAAGAGAACTACGGACAAGGTCGTCAAGCGCCAAGCTGGTGGATTACCATAGGAGGCGGCCTGGAGCCCGGTGAACAACTTGCACAGGCAGCAGCCCGGGAGCTCTGGGAAGAGACGGGCATCGAGCGCCCTGCTGCCAGCTTTCACGACCGCTGTATTGCCGAGCGCCTGGCCCGACACTGCTATCCCGACCGCAGCAGTGAGCACAAGGAATACTACTTTTATGTGGTTGCTGACCCCGCCCAGACCATCAGCAGCAGCGGCTTCACCCCTCAAGAGCAAGAGGTGACGGGGCGCTCCCAGTGGTGGTCTCGCAGCCAGATAGCCAGCAGCGCTGAAGTATTTTGGCCCAGCAACCTGCTCGACCTCTGGCAGCTTGCGCGACTTGCAGCCTTGAGCTCCCCGGATCGCATTGCTCCAGTTCGCTTCAAGGGAAATGACTACCCGCCGACCTCCTCGCCAGGCACTGATCCAACGAGTTGA
- a CDS encoding 2-hydroxyacid dehydrogenase: protein MCARTDGSTGNSKSVPEFTPQERSADQQCGEQEYIVNALPLQQPDRERFERLAGGAEQWFIGPAEEGLMQLPEHWQERATVILGNLPPALVAQCSKLRWLQTGSAGVNTYQGILPPQARLTSASGAYGQAVSEHMFALMWALMKQLPLYRDQQLAKTWRPLGQVLTARGASVLVLGTGDLGSHFAQLVQAVGAHTVGVRRNATRPAAGIEQMHTFEDLDQLLPQADVVALALPAAGDTHHMIDERRLKLMKSTAILINAGRGDAVDCAALARVLAAGHLWGAGLDVSEPEPLPANHPLWEQPRCLMTPHVAGGYHLATTRQKVLDIAAANMERYMNGQELVNLMSEGRR, encoded by the coding sequence ATGTGCGCAAGAACCGATGGCTCAACAGGTAACAGCAAGTCCGTACCTGAGTTCACCCCGCAGGAACGCTCTGCCGACCAGCAGTGCGGGGAGCAAGAGTACATTGTCAATGCTCTACCTTTGCAGCAGCCGGACCGTGAGCGCTTTGAGCGCCTGGCTGGGGGAGCAGAGCAGTGGTTTATCGGGCCAGCTGAGGAAGGTCTGATGCAGCTACCTGAGCATTGGCAGGAAAGGGCCACAGTCATCCTGGGCAATTTGCCGCCAGCCCTAGTCGCTCAGTGCTCGAAGCTGCGTTGGCTGCAGACTGGATCGGCTGGCGTCAACACGTACCAGGGTATTCTGCCGCCCCAGGCGCGGCTGACAAGCGCTTCGGGCGCCTACGGGCAGGCTGTTTCTGAGCACATGTTTGCGCTCATGTGGGCGTTGATGAAGCAGCTTCCGCTCTATCGAGACCAGCAGCTAGCCAAGACTTGGCGGCCCTTAGGTCAGGTGCTTACGGCGCGTGGAGCGAGCGTGCTTGTCTTGGGGACTGGCGATTTAGGTTCGCATTTTGCGCAGTTGGTTCAGGCTGTGGGTGCTCATACGGTGGGGGTGCGCAGGAACGCCACCCGTCCGGCAGCGGGCATTGAGCAGATGCACACCTTTGAAGACCTTGACCAGCTGTTGCCCCAGGCCGACGTGGTCGCACTGGCTCTGCCTGCGGCGGGGGATACGCATCACATGATTGACGAGCGAAGGTTGAAGCTCATGAAATCCACGGCTATTCTCATTAATGCAGGTAGGGGAGATGCTGTAGATTGCGCGGCACTGGCGAGGGTCCTGGCAGCAGGACACTTGTGGGGGGCTGGACTGGATGTGAGCGAGCCGGAGCCGTTGCCGGCGAATCATCCTCTGTGGGAGCAGCCGCGGTGCCTAATGACGCCCCATGTGGCGGGCGGCTATCATTTAGCGACTACCCGGCAGAAAGTGCTTGATATAGCTGCAGCGAATATGGAGCGCTACATGAATGGCCAGGAGCTTGTGAATCTGATGAGTGAGGGCCGCAGATAA
- the corA gene encoding magnesium transporter, whose protein sequence is MMRIFSTMGGHVEQIGASQKGSWICLSEPTDVELASVAQETGVDLADLRAPLDDEERSRVDVEDDYTMVIVDIPTVEERDGRDFYETIPLSIIVTEDLIITVCMQDTVLLHPFMEGTIRGFNTFMKSRFILQILYRNATMYLRYLRIIDRESDKLELKLRYSMQNREILMLLELSKALVYFATSLKSNEIVLEKLTSLDRIKQYPDDEDLLGDVITENKQAIEMANIYSSVLSGMTDAFGSIVSNNVNNVMRIFTIISITLAVPTLIFSMYGMNFQQGMSGMPLTDKPWGFIAVVIISTVLTAVVTWFLTRSKMFK, encoded by the coding sequence ATGATGAGAATATTCAGCACCATGGGCGGGCACGTTGAGCAGATAGGGGCTTCACAAAAAGGGTCATGGATCTGTCTATCTGAGCCCACCGATGTGGAACTCGCCAGCGTCGCTCAGGAGACCGGCGTGGATTTGGCCGACCTGCGCGCCCCGCTCGATGACGAAGAGCGAAGCCGCGTGGATGTGGAAGATGACTACACGATGGTCATTGTTGATATTCCAACCGTTGAAGAGCGTGACGGCCGGGATTTTTACGAGACGATTCCTCTCTCTATTATTGTGACCGAAGATTTGATTATTACCGTGTGCATGCAAGACACAGTTCTTCTCCACCCCTTTATGGAGGGGACCATTCGTGGATTTAACACCTTCATGAAGTCACGATTTATCTTGCAGATCCTCTACCGCAATGCCACTATGTACTTGCGCTACCTGCGGATCATCGACCGCGAATCCGACAAGCTGGAGTTGAAGCTGCGTTATTCCATGCAGAACCGCGAGATTCTGATGCTTCTGGAGCTGAGCAAGGCCTTGGTCTACTTTGCTACCAGCCTGAAGTCGAACGAGATCGTTCTGGAAAAGCTCACCAGCCTCGACCGCATCAAGCAGTATCCGGACGATGAGGACCTGCTGGGTGACGTGATTACTGAAAATAAGCAGGCTATCGAGATGGCGAACATTTACTCGTCAGTGCTCTCGGGCATGACGGACGCTTTTGGCTCTATCGTGTCCAACAACGTGAACAATGTGATGCGTATTTTCACGATTATTTCGATTACGCTTGCCGTGCCGACGCTGATTTTCTCCATGTACGGCATGAACTTCCAGCAGGGCATGTCGGGTATGCCCTTGACCGATAAACCCTGGGGCTTTATTGCTGTTGTTATTATTTCAACGGTGTTGACGGCAGTCGTGACCTGGTTCCTCACACGCTCGAAGATGTTTAAGTGA
- the gluB_1 gene encoding ABC transporter substrate-binding protein gives MVSLMTLALGGCSNAAASYDVSAIGPKIHVGIVTDEPGIGFVRSGQYSGLDVDVARYIIHELGYVPSEIVWHGVRPSNREQMLEKGQVDMVVGSYSITQERRQAVDFAGPYFIAGQDLLVRKGDTQYQSVEDLGQARVCTVEGSTAAQNLQTYAPQAQVEPRQGIAVCITALLTGEVDAVSDDDMVLAGQAHVSGGGLVRLVGNPFTQEHYGVAVRKGQPTLVAQINAALNSMMTDGSWQRSVSQAADSIAYRLRPGDHKPSKLDGSPSKPAR, from the coding sequence GTGGTGAGTCTTATGACTCTGGCGCTGGGTGGCTGCTCAAACGCGGCTGCCTCCTACGATGTCAGTGCTATCGGGCCGAAAATTCACGTTGGCATTGTCACCGACGAGCCAGGCATTGGCTTCGTGCGCTCCGGCCAGTACTCAGGTTTAGATGTGGATGTGGCCCGCTATATCATTCACGAGTTGGGGTATGTGCCTTCTGAAATCGTCTGGCACGGCGTCCGTCCCAGCAACCGCGAGCAGATGCTGGAAAAAGGCCAGGTGGACATGGTGGTCGGATCTTATTCCATCACCCAAGAGCGGCGGCAGGCAGTAGATTTCGCAGGGCCGTATTTCATTGCCGGGCAAGATCTGCTGGTGCGTAAGGGCGATACCCAGTACCAGAGCGTGGAAGATTTGGGCCAGGCGCGCGTGTGCACGGTGGAGGGGTCTACCGCTGCCCAGAACTTGCAAACGTATGCTCCCCAAGCGCAGGTCGAGCCCAGGCAGGGGATAGCGGTCTGCATCACAGCCCTGCTCACCGGCGAAGTGGATGCCGTGAGCGACGATGACATGGTGTTGGCGGGCCAAGCGCACGTCTCTGGTGGCGGCCTGGTGCGACTCGTTGGCAATCCTTTCACTCAAGAGCACTATGGTGTGGCTGTGCGCAAGGGGCAACCGACCCTCGTTGCGCAGATCAATGCTGCCCTCAATTCCATGATGACCGACGGTTCCTGGCAGCGCTCGGTATCTCAGGCGGCGGACAGCATTGCCTACCGTCTGCGCCCTGGCGATCATAAACCTAGCAAGCTCGACGGCAGTCCCTCCAAGCCCGCTCGTTAG
- the leuS gene encoding leucine--tRNA ligase, with the protein MQPMSANDTDSTDSKNPAPAEASISEPQYRYNAQMAQTIEHKWQDRWDSEGTFWAANVKGHLSDGKGQHAEGAAPYFVIDMFPYPSGKGLHVGHPLGYIATDVVSRYHRMKGENVLHAMGYDAFGLPAEQYAVQTGQHPRITTEQNIKNMRWQLHRMGLSFDDRRSFATIDNNYIRWTQWIFSRIYESWYDPDYQRADGGTGSARPISELVAKFENGSKPLPAQQYAGRQWADLSQAERSDVLNDYRLAYISKSPVNWCPGLGTVLANEEVTAEGRSERGNYPVFQRELKQWSMRITAYGHRLIEDLDILDWPEKVKLMQRNWIGESHGASVHFQVEGGDETQDMEVYTTRPDTLFGATFAVVSPEHHLLRHLPQAWADDIPQSWKGGYATPGQAIEAYRKAAEAKTAQDRVDEGGAKTGIFTGLYAINPITGAKIPVFTADYVLMDYGTGAIMAVPGGDQRDYDFASKYGLPVIYTVQPLPDSGDSLDNYRGQAPFVSHDGIVINSSVESTYAAADALSLDGLRVDDAIERVTAWLESAGVGEGKTSYRLRDWLFSRQRYWGEPFPVVYDEQGLPHLIPDSQLPVKLPEVPDYSPKTFDPEDADSEPEAPLSRNQDWVKVTLDLGDGPKTYYRDTNTMPNWAGSCWYYMRYIDPQDDQHMVDPDEFDYWLGPNHNATAGESGGVDLYVGGVEHAVLHLLYARFWHKVLYDLGYVSSKEPFHKLFNQGMIQAYAYTDDRGQYVPAAEVESHEEGGQTVYTWQGEHANREFGKMGKSLKNIITPDDMYATYGADTFRLYEMSMGPLDESRPWNTRNVIGGMRFLQRLWRNVIDEGDGQVKVVDQEPDEATLKLLNRTIFDVTAEMEGMRPNTAISKLIVLNNHLTGLKQVPRAAVEPLILMLAPVAPHISEELWSRLGHQDSLAHETWPTYDERFLGQDSVTAVVQVKGKVRGKLQVSPDISADELQAQALALPAVQERLGGQPPRKVIVKAPKIVSIVPAV; encoded by the coding sequence ATGCAGCCTATGAGCGCGAACGATACAGACAGCACAGATAGCAAGAATCCGGCACCAGCCGAGGCCTCGATCAGCGAGCCCCAATACCGCTACAATGCCCAGATGGCTCAGACCATTGAGCACAAGTGGCAGGACCGCTGGGACTCGGAAGGAACCTTCTGGGCGGCCAATGTTAAAGGCCACCTGAGCGACGGCAAGGGCCAGCACGCCGAAGGTGCGGCCCCGTACTTTGTGATTGACATGTTCCCCTACCCTTCTGGTAAGGGGCTGCATGTGGGCCACCCTCTGGGCTATATTGCTACGGATGTGGTTTCGCGTTACCACCGGATGAAGGGCGAGAACGTCCTCCACGCCATGGGCTACGATGCCTTCGGTCTGCCGGCAGAACAGTACGCGGTCCAGACTGGCCAGCACCCGCGAATTACGACTGAGCAGAACATCAAGAATATGCGTTGGCAGTTGCACCGCATGGGCTTAAGTTTCGACGACCGCCGCAGCTTTGCCACAATTGACAACAACTATATTCGCTGGACCCAGTGGATTTTCTCGCGCATTTATGAATCCTGGTACGACCCTGATTACCAGCGGGCGGACGGGGGAACAGGTTCGGCTAGGCCCATCAGCGAATTAGTGGCGAAGTTCGAAAACGGCTCAAAGCCGCTTCCTGCTCAGCAGTACGCTGGCCGCCAGTGGGCTGACTTGAGCCAGGCAGAGCGTTCGGATGTGCTCAACGACTATAGGCTGGCTTATATTTCCAAGTCGCCGGTGAATTGGTGTCCTGGTTTGGGTACAGTGCTGGCCAACGAGGAGGTCACCGCCGAAGGCCGCAGCGAGCGCGGCAACTACCCGGTTTTCCAGCGCGAGCTCAAGCAGTGGTCCATGCGCATTACGGCCTATGGTCACCGCTTGATTGAGGACTTAGATATTCTGGATTGGCCAGAAAAAGTTAAGCTCATGCAGCGCAACTGGATTGGTGAATCGCACGGTGCATCGGTGCACTTCCAGGTGGAGGGCGGCGATGAGACCCAAGATATGGAGGTGTACACCACCCGCCCTGACACGCTTTTTGGGGCCACGTTTGCCGTAGTTTCGCCCGAGCACCACCTGCTCAGGCACCTGCCGCAGGCTTGGGCCGACGACATTCCCCAGTCTTGGAAGGGTGGCTATGCCACTCCGGGCCAGGCCATTGAAGCCTACCGGAAGGCTGCCGAAGCGAAAACCGCTCAAGACCGGGTGGATGAAGGTGGCGCAAAAACTGGTATTTTCACCGGTCTATACGCCATCAATCCCATTACTGGCGCCAAAATTCCAGTCTTTACAGCCGACTATGTGCTGATGGATTACGGCACTGGCGCCATTATGGCTGTGCCCGGCGGCGACCAGCGCGACTACGATTTCGCCAGCAAGTACGGCCTGCCGGTGATTTACACGGTGCAGCCGCTCCCGGACTCCGGCGACAGCTTGGACAACTACCGGGGTCAGGCGCCTTTCGTCTCCCATGATGGCATCGTCATCAATTCCAGCGTGGAGTCCACTTATGCTGCTGCTGACGCTCTGAGCTTGGATGGCTTGCGTGTGGACGACGCTATCGAGCGAGTGACGGCCTGGCTGGAGTCAGCCGGGGTCGGCGAGGGCAAAACTTCCTACCGCTTGCGCGACTGGCTCTTCTCCCGCCAGCGCTACTGGGGAGAGCCTTTCCCCGTGGTCTACGACGAGCAGGGCCTGCCGCACTTGATTCCTGACAGCCAGCTGCCGGTCAAACTGCCGGAAGTACCTGATTACTCTCCCAAGACCTTTGACCCGGAGGATGCCGATTCCGAGCCCGAGGCACCGCTGAGCCGCAACCAGGATTGGGTGAAGGTCACGCTCGACTTGGGAGATGGTCCCAAGACCTACTACCGAGACACCAACACCATGCCCAACTGGGCTGGTTCCTGCTGGTACTACATGCGCTACATTGACCCTCAAGACGACCAGCACATGGTGGACCCCGATGAGTTTGACTACTGGCTGGGGCCCAACCACAATGCGACCGCCGGAGAGTCGGGTGGCGTGGACTTGTATGTTGGTGGAGTCGAACACGCTGTCCTCCACCTGCTCTACGCGCGCTTCTGGCACAAGGTCCTCTACGATTTGGGCTATGTGTCCAGCAAAGAGCCCTTCCATAAGCTCTTCAACCAGGGCATGATTCAGGCCTACGCCTACACCGATGACCGTGGGCAGTACGTGCCTGCTGCCGAAGTGGAGTCTCACGAGGAGGGCGGGCAGACCGTATATACCTGGCAGGGCGAGCATGCCAATCGTGAGTTCGGCAAGATGGGCAAGAGCCTAAAAAACATCATCACCCCCGACGACATGTATGCCACCTATGGGGCTGACACTTTCCGCCTCTACGAGATGAGCATGGGGCCCTTGGACGAGTCTCGCCCTTGGAACACGCGCAATGTGATTGGTGGTATGCGCTTCTTGCAGAGGCTTTGGCGCAATGTGATTGACGAGGGCGACGGGCAGGTCAAGGTCGTTGACCAAGAGCCAGACGAGGCTACCCTCAAACTGCTCAACCGCACTATTTTCGATGTCACAGCAGAGATGGAAGGTATGCGCCCCAATACCGCTATCTCCAAGCTCATTGTGCTCAATAACCACCTGACCGGCCTTAAGCAGGTGCCGCGAGCTGCTGTCGAGCCCCTGATTTTGATGCTCGCGCCGGTAGCCCCGCACATCAGCGAAGAACTCTGGAGCAGGCTCGGCCACCAGGATTCACTCGCTCATGAGACTTGGCCCACCTATGACGAGCGCTTCCTGGGTCAAGATAGCGTGACGGCTGTGGTGCAGGTCAAGGGCAAGGTCCGGGGCAAGCTCCAAGTCAGCCCTGACATCTCGGCCGACGAGCTCCAAGCTCAGGCTCTGGCTCTGCCAGCTGTCCAGGAGCGCTTGGGCGGACAGCCTCCGCGAAAAGTCATCGTCAAAGCTCCCAAGATTGTATCGATTGTGCCTGCCGTATAA
- a CDS encoding competence protein: MLSLLAAALSLSTCIAAGRDAASQAVRTYPVSVQAQVKVLSPPMASELRGYDCRSDASLEKLKAGQVLSASRANVRIYASGGDCLFQQGARYRVSGQLSVSRFGRARLQLALPKATTSTSKLARLSSRDHPQPSVVRLLEGPNVVHRAIGRMQSDFLQVTRQLSDQGRVLVPGLTLGVLGQESFLPAAADGTSGDAIVPAYASGLKDNFKRAGIMHLMAVSGSHFLLLGTLIGKLLRAVKAPRSVHSVCLLLAYTALAMAMYPSDSVLRAQVMGMLSALSLLVGRRRQSVSALAWTSIGVLFYKPEMAVSFGFALSCAAVLAITIGAEPLSRLLGDHMPACLAAPLAMTVLAQAGTLPIQVLMSAQLPLFSPVANLLVSPFVDIATICGLLALVSAWVCPGLALCFSRLSSIGTGVMELTANQLGGPQSSVLPWPPGLFGALAVVVWQVAAVLLVLSAQRARQRLLFSRDPALDPDLVKAGLGLDGELYRPSLWSRACAYWQSIRSLLPSPGA, encoded by the coding sequence ATGCTCTCTTTACTGGCTGCTGCATTGAGCCTGTCCACCTGCATAGCAGCCGGTCGGGATGCTGCCAGTCAGGCCGTGCGCACGTATCCGGTGAGTGTGCAGGCCCAGGTCAAGGTGCTTTCGCCGCCTATGGCTTCCGAACTGCGGGGTTACGACTGCCGCAGTGATGCCAGCTTGGAGAAACTGAAAGCTGGGCAAGTTCTTTCTGCTTCTCGGGCGAACGTGCGCATATACGCCAGCGGGGGCGACTGCCTCTTCCAGCAGGGCGCTCGTTACCGGGTGAGTGGGCAGCTGTCCGTCTCCAGATTTGGGCGCGCACGCCTGCAGCTCGCCCTACCTAAAGCGACAACGAGCACCAGTAAACTGGCACGACTGTCGAGCCGTGATCATCCTCAGCCCTCGGTGGTGAGACTCTTGGAAGGGCCGAATGTGGTCCACAGGGCTATTGGTAGGATGCAGTCCGATTTTCTGCAAGTGACCCGGCAGTTGTCTGACCAGGGTAGGGTGCTGGTGCCGGGCTTGACCTTGGGAGTGCTGGGGCAGGAGTCCTTCTTGCCCGCAGCGGCTGACGGCACTTCGGGCGATGCCATTGTGCCGGCCTATGCCAGCGGGCTCAAAGACAACTTCAAACGGGCCGGTATTATGCATCTCATGGCCGTCTCAGGCAGTCATTTCCTTCTTCTGGGCACCCTGATTGGCAAACTCTTGCGGGCGGTCAAAGCACCCCGCTCTGTGCACAGCGTCTGCCTGCTGTTGGCTTACACGGCGTTGGCGATGGCCATGTATCCCTCGGACTCAGTGCTGCGAGCGCAGGTGATGGGTATGCTCTCCGCGCTCAGCCTGCTCGTTGGCCGCAGACGGCAGTCGGTAAGTGCACTGGCCTGGACCTCAATCGGTGTACTCTTTTACAAACCTGAAATGGCTGTTTCCTTTGGATTCGCGCTCTCCTGCGCGGCCGTGCTCGCTATTACGATTGGCGCCGAGCCCCTCTCTCGCCTGCTGGGTGACCACATGCCAGCCTGCCTGGCTGCCCCGCTCGCCATGACGGTCCTGGCTCAAGCTGGAACCTTGCCAATCCAAGTTTTGATGTCCGCCCAGCTTCCTCTCTTCTCGCCTGTAGCTAATTTGCTGGTCTCGCCGTTTGTAGACATTGCAACGATTTGCGGCCTTCTTGCGCTGGTTTCAGCCTGGGTCTGCCCGGGTCTGGCCCTCTGCTTTTCTCGCCTATCGTCAATTGGTACAGGTGTCATGGAGCTCACTGCCAACCAGCTCGGCGGACCACAGAGCAGTGTGCTGCCTTGGCCTCCTGGTCTCTTCGGTGCCCTAGCTGTGGTGGTATGGCAGGTTGCGGCCGTCTTGCTAGTGCTCAGCGCTCAGCGGGCCCGGCAGCGCTTGCTTTTCAGCCGTGACCCGGCCCTGGATCCCGACCTGGTCAAGGCAGGCCTTGGTCTGGACGGAGAGCTCTACCGGCCCAGTCTGTGGAGCCGGGCCTGTGCTTACTGGCAAAGCATTCGTTCACTCCTGCCTAGTCCGGGAGCATAA
- a CDS encoding DNA polymerase III subunit delta has product MTTVQTQLAPMTIVYGGNAFLSEQTTDKLSKQAQEARPDADLLLLDAATCDAYAFEEAVSPSLLSTSAIVKLDHLENATEALGKAMLAFCQEAQQDTTLDSLVICRHTGGNKGRKLLNDLVKAGARQEQVPDLKTARDKLSFTLAQFQQQGRRVDPQAAQLLVSVFADRIDELAAMVEQLCFDFDADPMPLNIVSEYLTDNPQATSFRVADLAMQGQSAQAMVALRQALEQGVDDITIVGALTYKTRVLAKTAALEAGNLSMGEVGAPPWQVRALRSQLKSWTSQGLARVIESLADADMHCKSNSGDPIYAIERSIRLIGNKGREL; this is encoded by the coding sequence ATGACAACAGTCCAAACTCAGCTTGCTCCTATGACGATTGTCTACGGGGGCAATGCCTTCCTCTCCGAGCAAACGACGGACAAGCTGAGTAAGCAAGCTCAGGAAGCGCGGCCTGATGCAGACCTGCTCCTGCTTGACGCTGCAACCTGTGACGCCTATGCCTTTGAAGAGGCAGTATCGCCTTCGCTCCTGTCCACGAGCGCTATTGTCAAACTCGACCACTTAGAAAACGCTACAGAAGCCTTGGGCAAAGCCATGCTCGCCTTCTGCCAGGAGGCCCAGCAGGATACGACATTAGACAGTCTCGTTATCTGCCGACATACGGGCGGCAACAAGGGCCGCAAGCTGCTCAACGACTTGGTGAAAGCGGGCGCTCGCCAGGAACAGGTTCCCGATTTGAAGACGGCTCGAGACAAACTGTCGTTTACTCTCGCGCAATTTCAGCAGCAGGGGCGGAGGGTGGATCCGCAGGCAGCCCAGCTCTTGGTGAGCGTTTTTGCGGACAGGATTGACGAATTGGCTGCCATGGTTGAGCAGCTCTGTTTCGATTTCGATGCCGACCCGATGCCGCTGAACATTGTGAGCGAATATTTAACTGACAATCCGCAAGCCACGAGCTTCCGGGTGGCAGATCTGGCCATGCAGGGGCAGAGCGCACAGGCGATGGTAGCGCTTCGGCAGGCTTTGGAACAGGGAGTAGATGACATCACGATTGTGGGCGCTCTGACCTATAAGACTCGTGTCCTTGCTAAGACGGCGGCTTTGGAAGCGGGCAATCTTTCGATGGGCGAGGTGGGCGCTCCTCCCTGGCAGGTACGAGCCTTGCGCTCGCAGCTCAAATCCTGGACTTCGCAGGGTCTGGCTCGGGTGATTGAATCCTTGGCAGATGCGGATATGCACTGTAAAAGCAACAGCGGCGACCCAATTTACGCTATAGAGCGGTCTATTCGGCTGATTGGCAATAAGGGCAGGGAGCTATGA